Proteins from one Microtus pennsylvanicus isolate mMicPen1 chromosome 7, mMicPen1.hap1, whole genome shotgun sequence genomic window:
- the Amy1a gene encoding alpha-amylase 1A: MKFFLLLSFIGFCWAQYDPHTLYGRSSIVHLFEWRWADIAKECERYLAPNGFAGVQVSPPNENLVVNNPSRPWWERYQPISYKICSRSGNEDEFRDMVTRCNNVGVRIYVDAVINHMCGEGAQAGTSSTCGSYFNPQTRDFSGVPYSGWDFNDGKCRTGSGGIESYNDAAQVRDCRLTGLLDLALGKDYVRGKVADYMNHLIDIGVAGFRLDASKHMWPGDIKAVLDKLHNLNTKWFSEGSRPFIFQEVIDLGGEAITSSEYFGNGRVTEFKYGAKLGTVMRKWNGEKMAYLRNWGEGWGFMPSDRALVFVDNHDNQRGHGAGGSSILTFWDARLYKMAVGFMLAHPYGFTRVMSSYRWPRYFQNGKDINDWVGPPNDNGATKEVTINADTTCGNGWVCEHRWRQIRNMVAFRNVVGFQPFSNWWDNGSNQVAFGRGNKGFIVFNNDDWSLSTTLQTGLPEGTYCDIISGDKIDGYCTGIKVYVSGDGTAQFSISNTAEDPFIAIHVESKL, from the exons ATGAagttcttccttctgctttccttcaTTGGGTTCTGCTGGGCTCAGTATGACCCACATACTCTATATGGACGAAGCTCTATTGTCCACCTGTTTGAGTGGCGCTGGGCTGATATTGCCAAGGAATGTGAGAGATACTTAGCTCCTAACGGATTTGCAGGGGTGCAG gtcTCTCCACCCAATGAAAATCTTGTAGTTAACAATCCTTCAAGACCTTGGTGGGAAAGATACCAACCAATTAGCTACAAAATATGTTCAAGGTCTGGAAATGAAGATGAATTCAGAGACATGGTGACTAGGTGTAACAATGTTGGG GTCCGTATTTATGTGGATGCTGTCATTAACCACATGTGTGGAGAAGGGGCTCAAGCAGGAACCAGCAGTACATGTGGAAGTTATTTCAACCCACAAACCAGGGACTTCTCTGGAGTTCCATACTCGGGTTGGGATTTTAACGATGGCAAATGTAGAACGGGAAGTGGAGGCATTGAAAGCTACAATGATGCTGCTCAG GTCAGAGACTGTCGTCTTACCGGTCTTTTGGATCTTGCACTTGGGAAAGATTATGTTCGTGGCAAAGTGGCTGACTATATGAACCATCTCATTGACATTGGTGTAGCAGGGTTCAGACTTGATGCTTCTAAGCACATGTGGCCTGGAGACATAAAGGCAGTTTTGGATAAACTGCATAACCTAAATACAAAATGGTTCTCTGAAGGAAGCAGACCTTTCATTTTTCAAGAG GTAATTGATCTGGGTGGTGAGGCAATTACAAGTAGTGAGTATTTTGGAAATGGCCGTGTGACAGAATTCAAGTATGGAGCAAAACTGGGCACAGTTATGCGCAAGTGGAATGGAGAGAAGATGGCCTATTTAAG gaactgGGGCGAAGGTTGGGGTTTCATGCCTTCTGATAGAGCCCTTGTCTTTGTGGACAACCATGATAATCAGCGAGGTCATGGGGCTGGAGGATCATCCATCCTGACCTTCTGGGATGCTAG aCTCTATAAAATGGCAGTTGGATTTATGTTGGCTCATCCTTATGGATTCACACGAGTAATGTCAAGTTACCGTTGGCCAAGATATTTTCAGAACGGAAAA GATATCAACGATTGGGTTGGACCACCAAATGACAATGGAGCAACTAAAGAAGTTACGATTAATGCAGACACCACTTGTGGCAATGGCTGGGTCTGTGAACATCGATGGCGCCAGATCAG GAACATGGTTGCCTTCAGAAACGTAGTCGGTTTTCAGCCTTTCTCAAACTGGTGGGATAATGGCAGCAACCAAGTAGCTTTTGGCAGAGGAAACAAAGGATTCATTGTCTTTAACAATGATGACTG gtCATTGTCAACAACTTTACAAACTGGTCTCCCTGAAGGCACGTACTGTGATATCATTTCTGGAGATAAAATTGATGGCTATTGCACCGGAATTAAAGTCTATGTTTCTGGTGATGGCACTGCACAGTTTTCTATTAGTAATACTGCTGAAGACCCATTTATTGCAATTCATGTTGaatcaaaactctaa